The Campylobacter concisus genome window below encodes:
- the sstT gene encoding serine/threonine transporter SstT: protein MNMLKNIARRYADGNLIIQILVGIILGALVGFYTHYEAAPYNKISAKIQTIQNESGLSVDEVIKTRLSQDEAKQLNEAKEKASSADSIATSASVLGDLFKGALKAIAPILVFVLVATSIILRDFGHTKGMQKIITLYLIGTFLAAVVAVVASFLFPVELSLKGLASADMSAPQGITNVLKDLIYKMVENPINALANGNYIGIITWAVGSGIALRNSTAETKKVFKDISDGVTHIVKFIIRLAPFGIFGMVTISIHETGFEVLAGYLKLILVLVGAMLVVAFIIYPAMVFVLTRKNPYPLVMICLKESAISAFFTRSSAANIPVNMALCKKLGLKEELYSISIPLGATINMGGAAVTISILALTAVNSIPSITVTFGDALLLCFISALGACGASGVAGGSLLLVPLACGLFGISNDIAMQFVTVGFTIGVIQDSVETALNSSSDVLFTAVASETSN, encoded by the coding sequence ATGAATATGCTTAAAAATATAGCAAGAAGATACGCCGATGGAAATTTGATAATTCAAATTTTAGTTGGTATCATCCTAGGTGCCCTAGTTGGCTTTTACACACACTACGAAGCAGCTCCTTATAACAAGATCTCGGCTAAAATTCAAACTATTCAAAACGAAAGTGGTTTGAGCGTAGATGAAGTTATAAAAACTCGCCTTAGTCAAGATGAAGCCAAGCAGCTAAATGAAGCCAAAGAAAAAGCTAGCTCAGCCGATTCTATCGCAACTTCAGCTTCAGTTTTAGGAGATTTATTTAAAGGTGCTTTAAAAGCTATAGCACCAATTCTTGTCTTTGTTTTAGTAGCAACATCCATCATTTTAAGAGATTTTGGTCATACAAAAGGCATGCAAAAGATCATTACACTCTATCTAATTGGTACATTTTTAGCAGCTGTTGTTGCAGTTGTTGCTAGTTTCTTATTCCCAGTGGAGCTTTCTTTAAAAGGTCTTGCAAGTGCTGATATGTCAGCACCTCAAGGAATTACCAATGTCTTAAAAGATCTCATTTATAAAATGGTCGAAAATCCGATAAATGCTTTAGCAAATGGCAATTATATAGGCATCATCACCTGGGCAGTTGGTAGTGGTATAGCGCTTAGAAATTCCACAGCTGAGACCAAAAAAGTATTTAAAGACATAAGCGATGGTGTGACTCATATCGTTAAATTTATCATTAGACTAGCTCCATTTGGCATCTTTGGTATGGTTACTATCAGCATTCATGAAACTGGATTTGAAGTACTTGCAGGATATCTAAAACTAATTTTAGTTCTTGTTGGGGCAATGCTTGTTGTCGCATTTATCATCTATCCAGCCATGGTTTTTGTATTAACCAGAAAAAATCCTTATCCACTTGTCATGATCTGCCTAAAAGAGAGTGCTATTTCGGCATTTTTTACAAGAAGCTCAGCTGCAAATATCCCTGTAAACATGGCGCTTTGCAAAAAGCTTGGGTTAAAAGAGGAACTCTACTCTATCTCTATCCCACTAGGAGCTACTATAAACATGGGTGGTGCAGCAGTTACGATCAGTATTCTAGCGCTCACAGCGGTAAATTCTATCCCGTCTATAACAGTCACATTTGGTGACGCACTGCTTCTTTGCTTCATCTCAGCTCTTGGCGCTTGTGGTGCATCTGGCGTGGCTGGAGGCTCACTTCTTTTAGTGCCATTAGCGTGCGGTCTTTTTGGTATCAGCAATGACATAGCAATGCAGTTTGTAACAGTTGGTTTTACTATTGGCGTCATCCAAGATTCAGTCGAAACTGCGTTAAATAGCTCATCAGACGTTCTTTTTACAGCAGTAGCTTCAGAGACTTCAAACTAA
- the truB gene encoding tRNA pseudouridine(55) synthase TruB, translated as MNAIFVANKPAGMSSNHFLGRLKRKYGVKKAGFSGTLDPFASGCLIVAFGSYTKFFRFLDKSPKVYEATIWLGASSPSMDNENITEISNVKELNLEKLEVIRGELTGKISYIPPKFSAKHINGTRAYKLARNGKEFELKTETMEIFDSQILNYSHPFLTIRLSVSEGSYIRSYAEIFGKKLGYNVTLSSLKRISEGKFCYENEKFLNICDFLNIQKNTYFGDINDILDGKKLKINDFETQKQGIYLLNYDKFMSVIQITDDTINYTLNKVEKC; from the coding sequence ATGAACGCCATCTTCGTAGCAAACAAGCCAGCTGGCATGAGCTCAAACCACTTTTTAGGGCGACTAAAGAGAAAATACGGCGTTAAAAAGGCTGGATTTTCAGGCACACTTGATCCATTTGCTAGCGGCTGTCTCATCGTTGCCTTTGGTTCATATACGAAATTTTTTAGATTTTTAGACAAAAGTCCAAAAGTCTATGAAGCTACGATCTGGCTTGGGGCTAGCAGTCCAAGCATGGATAATGAAAATATCACTGAAATTTCAAATGTAAAAGAGCTAAATTTAGAAAAACTTGAAGTCATAAGAGGTGAGCTAACTGGTAAGATAAGCTACATCCCACCAAAATTTAGCGCCAAGCATATAAATGGCACAAGAGCCTATAAGCTAGCTAGAAATGGCAAAGAATTTGAGCTAAAGACAGAAACGATGGAAATTTTTGATAGCCAAATTTTAAACTACTCGCACCCATTTTTAACCATTCGTTTAAGTGTAAGCGAAGGAAGTTATATCCGTTCGTATGCAGAAATTTTTGGAAAAAAGCTTGGTTATAATGTAACTTTAAGCTCATTAAAAAGGATAAGTGAAGGCAAATTTTGCTACGAAAATGAAAAATTTTTGAATATTTGTGATTTTTTAAATATTCAGAAAAATACATACTTTGGGGATATAAATGATATTCTTGATGGTAAGAAATTAAAAATTAACGATTTTGAAACACAAAAGCAAGGAATTTATTTGCTAAATTATGATAAATTTATGAGCGTAATCCAAATCACGGATGATACTATAAATTACACTCTAAATAAGGTTGAAAAATGTTAA
- a CDS encoding apolipoprotein N-acyltransferase, with translation MLKILRFAWISLFVRFLNGHFSTKIIIKAFVGAFLLSNFIFLAMAENQILNFISPFLMLAGIYVIINLSRAGFFAAGFFTGILWFYWIGFSFIYYELVWLIPFVILFVALVYGLLFWIASFPSFVALRAVLLFLISYVHPFGFNWFNLEATLVLGAFEPNTRGLIFIFLAAISLSLKGKILKFILAFICLIAALQFKSSEAKTLPFDVELVNTDVAQRVRWDKSLRMKFTNENLDLINSAIAEQKRLIVLPESAFPLFMTNEPLLVDELKELSKKITIVAGALAYENKQIYNSAFLFQDGTLRRMDKKFLVPFGEEIPLPNFMQDTVNKLFFGGASDFKKAENFSDYEIDGVKIRNAICYEATREELYRGEFDVVVAITNNGWFVPSSEPVLQRLLIKHLATKYNKAVYHSVNGSKSEIIKPKKAFWDEL, from the coding sequence ATGTTAAAAATTCTGCGTTTTGCATGGATTTCCTTATTTGTAAGATTTTTAAACGGACATTTTAGCACTAAAATTATAATAAAAGCCTTTGTCGGTGCTTTTTTGCTTTCTAATTTCATTTTTTTAGCTATGGCAGAAAATCAAATTTTAAATTTCATCTCACCTTTTCTTATGCTAGCTGGAATTTATGTCATCATAAATTTAAGCAGAGCTGGCTTTTTTGCGGCTGGCTTTTTCACTGGAATTTTGTGGTTTTACTGGATCGGCTTTAGCTTTATCTACTATGAGCTTGTCTGGCTTATCCCATTTGTCATCCTCTTTGTAGCCCTTGTTTATGGGCTTTTGTTTTGGATAGCCTCTTTTCCAAGCTTTGTGGCACTAAGAGCCGTTTTACTATTTTTAATAAGCTATGTGCACCCATTTGGCTTTAACTGGTTTAACCTTGAAGCAACACTTGTTTTAGGGGCTTTTGAGCCAAATACTAGAGGGCTTATATTTATATTTTTAGCGGCTATTTCTTTGAGTTTAAAAGGTAAAATTTTAAAATTTATCCTAGCTTTTATCTGCCTGATCGCCGCCTTGCAGTTTAAAAGTAGCGAGGCAAAGACTCTACCATTTGACGTGGAGCTAGTAAATACCGATGTTGCTCAAAGAGTGCGCTGGGATAAAAGCTTACGCATGAAATTTACAAATGAAAATTTAGACCTCATCAATAGTGCTATCGCCGAGCAAAAACGCCTCATCGTGCTGCCCGAGAGCGCGTTTCCACTATTTATGACAAATGAGCCACTGCTTGTTGATGAGCTAAAAGAGCTTTCAAAAAAGATAACCATCGTAGCTGGCGCACTTGCCTATGAAAATAAGCAAATTTATAACTCTGCCTTTTTGTTTCAAGACGGCACTCTTAGGCGAATGGATAAGAAATTTTTAGTGCCATTTGGAGAAGAAATTCCTCTACCAAATTTCATGCAAGATACGGTAAATAAGCTATTTTTTGGCGGAGCTAGTGACTTTAAAAAGGCTGAAAATTTTAGCGACTATGAGATAGACGGAGTTAAAATCAGAAACGCCATCTGCTACGAGGCAACAAGGGAGGAGCTTTATAGGGGCGAATTTGACGTTGTTGTGGCTATTACAAATAACGGCTGGTTTGTGCCAAGTAGCGAACCTGTGCTTCAAAGACTATTAATAAAACACCTTGCCACAAAATATAATAAAGCGGTCTATCACAGCGTAAATGGCTCAAAAAGCGAGATCATAAAGCCTAAAAAAGCATTTTGGGATGAGTTATGA
- the metK gene encoding methionine adenosyltransferase, which translates to MYLFTSEVVSPGHPDKCADIIADSIVDTILTQDPNGRVASEVFVAGKNIVIGGEINSKVKLSYKDYEKIVKDALAHIGYDGKSNFTKEQCLHPDDIEVKVCINQQSPDINQGVDQSSGEIGAGDQGIMFGFASCEAKEFMPAAITYARMLCEKVYKFAKANPDKLGVDIKTQVTIDYGSKDNFENCKPQSIHTIVVSAPCVESMKIEELRTLIQNLIDETGLPKELYNKEKTIIYINPTGRYVNHSSLHDSGLTGRKLIVDSFGGYSPIGGGAQSSKDYTKVDRSGLYAARWIAKNIVAAGLAKKCIVQISYAIGVAKPTSVSVDTMGTHANSVNDDMLSNFVSEHFSLTPRWITNKFGLDKPSKETFLYAKVAAKGQVGNAKYPWEKLDAVDTFKALLKK; encoded by the coding sequence ATGTATCTATTTACCTCTGAAGTTGTAAGTCCAGGTCATCCAGATAAATGTGCTGATATCATCGCTGATAGCATAGTGGATACTATTTTAACGCAAGATCCAAATGGACGCGTCGCAAGCGAAGTTTTTGTGGCTGGGAAAAATATAGTAATAGGTGGAGAGATAAACTCAAAGGTAAAACTCTCTTATAAAGACTACGAAAAGATTGTAAAAGACGCTCTTGCGCATATTGGATATGATGGAAAGAGCAATTTCACAAAAGAGCAGTGCTTGCATCCAGATGATATCGAGGTTAAAGTTTGCATAAATCAACAAAGTCCAGATATAAATCAAGGCGTTGATCAAAGTAGTGGTGAGATCGGAGCAGGCGATCAAGGTATTATGTTTGGTTTTGCAAGCTGCGAAGCAAAAGAATTTATGCCAGCAGCTATAACTTACGCAAGAATGCTTTGCGAAAAAGTCTATAAATTTGCCAAGGCAAATCCTGATAAGCTTGGTGTTGATATAAAAACACAAGTTACTATTGATTACGGTAGCAAAGACAACTTTGAAAACTGCAAACCTCAAAGCATCCACACTATCGTCGTCTCTGCACCTTGCGTGGAGAGTATGAAGATAGAAGAGCTTCGCACACTAATTCAAAATTTAATAGACGAAACTGGCCTTCCAAAAGAGCTATATAATAAAGAAAAAACGATCATCTATATAAACCCAACAGGCAGATATGTAAATCACAGCTCACTTCACGATAGCGGTCTAACAGGCAGAAAACTAATCGTTGATAGCTTTGGCGGATATAGCCCAATAGGCGGTGGCGCTCAGTCAAGTAAGGACTACACAAAGGTTGATCGCAGCGGACTTTATGCAGCGCGCTGGATAGCTAAAAATATAGTCGCAGCTGGCCTTGCTAAAAAATGTATCGTTCAGATAAGCTACGCTATCGGCGTTGCAAAGCCAACTTCAGTTAGCGTTGATACTATGGGAACTCATGCAAACAGCGTAAATGACGATATGCTTTCAAATTTTGTAAGCGAGCATTTTTCTCTGACACCTCGCTGGATAACAAATAAATTTGGTCTTGACAAGCCAAGCAAAGAGACATTTTTATACGCAAAAGTAGCTGCAAAAGGCCAAGTGGGAAATGCAAAATACCCTTGGGAGAAGCTTGATGCGGTCGATACCTTTAAGGCTTTATTAAAAAAATAA
- the csrA gene encoding carbon storage regulator CsrA — translation MLILARKENEEILIGNDIKVVIVNISKNTVKLGIEAPRNTMILRSELANDIKNENIHATKTASEADIHELAKKIEK, via the coding sequence ATGTTAATCCTAGCAAGAAAAGAAAATGAAGAAATTTTAATAGGAAATGACATAAAAGTTGTCATAGTAAATATTTCAAAAAATACTGTTAAACTCGGCATCGAAGCGCCACGAAATACAATGATACTAAGAAGTGAACTAGCAAATGATATTAAAAACGAAAATATCCATGCCACAAAAACTGCAAGTGAAGCCGATATCCACGAGCTAGCTAAAAAAATCGAGAAATGA
- the yajC gene encoding preprotein translocase subunit YajC, giving the protein MQNAEFLTSLLPLVVLFAIFYFLVIRPQQKQQKAHAAMLAALDKGDKIVTNGGLICEVIKAENDFIKVKLNDDVIVRIAREFVAKKIEDK; this is encoded by the coding sequence ATGCAAAACGCAGAATTTTTAACATCACTACTACCCCTTGTTGTGCTTTTCGCCATATTTTACTTTTTGGTTATCAGACCTCAACAAAAACAACAAAAAGCCCACGCAGCAATGCTTGCAGCTCTTGACAAAGGCGATAAGATAGTAACTAATGGTGGACTTATATGCGAAGTGATTAAAGCCGAAAATGATTTTATCAAAGTTAAACTTAACGATGATGTAATCGTTCGTATAGCACGCGAGTTTGTAGCTAAAAAGATCGAAGATAAATAA
- the secD gene encoding protein translocase subunit SecD gives MRNARVTYRLIILILALVFGFGFSVPSFFQTQSGAKISLGLDLQGGLHMLLGVETNEAIHSKIKSIAGSINYYAKKEDVLIDKFKIKEDSVDFALLDSDEAPKVDKALAEIKGLDIKKDGLNYHITLTEQERLDTIEYAISQAVETIRNRLDQFGLAEPTVARQGKDNILVELPGIKTEEDEQRARDLIAKAAHLQLMAVDDKRQDQANTMSEAEAESYGDVIFKDAKNDRVKYVVKNIPVLDGSMLTDAKVAFSQQNNLPIINFTLNSEGARIFGDFTGANVGKRLAIVLDGKVYSAPVINERIGGGSGQISGGFTLDEAHDVAIALRSGALLAPVKMLEKRSVGPSLGQESINQSMVALAAGSILVVLFMLVYYGISGIFANIALVADVVILVAVMALFGATLTLPGMAGIVLTIGMAVDANVIINERIRELLREGVAIRTAVQKGYEHAMSAIIDSNLTTIITVAVLYAYGTGPVKGFAVTMAIGIMASMLTAILGTHGMFDAAMDKIEKSGNTRLWFGYKRS, from the coding sequence ATGCGTAACGCAAGAGTTACATATAGGCTGATTATCTTAATATTAGCCTTGGTTTTTGGTTTTGGCTTTTCGGTGCCATCTTTTTTTCAGACTCAAAGTGGAGCTAAAATTTCATTAGGACTTGACCTTCAAGGTGGTCTTCATATGCTTCTTGGTGTTGAAACTAACGAAGCCATCCACTCTAAGATCAAATCAATCGCTGGAAGCATAAATTATTATGCTAAAAAAGAAGATGTGCTTATTGATAAATTTAAGATAAAAGAAGATAGTGTTGATTTTGCGCTGCTTGATAGTGACGAGGCTCCAAAAGTTGATAAGGCACTTGCTGAGATAAAAGGGCTTGATATCAAAAAAGATGGTCTAAACTACCACATCACTCTAACAGAGCAAGAGAGGCTTGATACGATCGAGTATGCGATCTCTCAAGCTGTTGAGACTATTAGAAACAGACTTGATCAGTTTGGTTTAGCTGAGCCAACAGTTGCTAGACAAGGTAAAGACAATATCCTAGTCGAACTTCCTGGCATAAAGACTGAAGAAGATGAGCAAAGAGCGAGAGATCTTATTGCAAAGGCTGCTCACTTGCAGCTTATGGCAGTTGATGACAAAAGACAAGATCAGGCAAATACGATGAGCGAGGCTGAGGCCGAAAGCTATGGTGATGTGATCTTTAAAGATGCTAAAAATGACCGCGTAAAATACGTCGTTAAAAATATCCCAGTGCTTGATGGCTCGATGCTAACTGATGCAAAGGTCGCATTCTCTCAGCAAAACAACCTACCGATCATAAATTTTACACTAAATTCAGAAGGTGCTAGAATTTTTGGCGATTTTACTGGTGCAAATGTCGGCAAAAGGCTTGCTATCGTGCTTGATGGTAAGGTTTATTCAGCTCCTGTTATAAATGAAAGAATAGGGGGTGGTAGTGGCCAGATAAGTGGTGGCTTTACCCTTGATGAGGCTCACGACGTAGCGATCGCTCTTAGAAGTGGTGCACTTTTAGCCCCTGTTAAGATGCTAGAGAAAAGAAGCGTTGGCCCATCTTTGGGACAAGAGAGTATCAACCAAAGTATGGTAGCACTTGCTGCTGGATCTATCTTAGTCGTGTTATTTATGCTAGTTTATTATGGAATTTCTGGAATTTTTGCAAATATCGCACTAGTTGCAGACGTCGTTATATTAGTAGCTGTCATGGCGCTTTTTGGAGCGACGCTTACACTTCCTGGTATGGCTGGTATCGTGCTAACGATCGGTATGGCAGTTGATGCTAACGTCATCATAAATGAGCGTATACGTGAGCTTTTGCGTGAAGGTGTAGCGATAAGGACAGCTGTTCAAAAAGGCTATGAGCACGCCATGAGTGCGATTATTGACTCAAACTTAACTACTATCATCACAGTTGCGGTACTTTACGCTTATGGTACTGGTCCAGTTAAAGGCTTTGCAGTAACAATGGCAATAGGTATCATGGCTTCTATGCTAACAGCTATACTTGGTACTCATGGCATGTTTGACGC
- a CDS encoding M3 family oligoendopeptidase: MQIWDLKALFANEKECEQNALNLQKECEKFKDKYLENYENLKTDEFLKAFGEYENLIAKISKVMTYAFLNFAKDTSKGAFYAKIDEIATKANENLIFFEIKFNEFSPKKQEEIIKSSKKYGYYLSNLAKAKPHQLSVAEERVLLRTASTGAEGFSRLFDESMSKMRFKFKGELLNEEEILAKLHDNNQSVRKLAAKSLSNELSKHQHLLGYIYNMIKTDLKTSCELRNFKLPEEPRHLENQISKKSVDSLIAVTEKNFDLVAKFYERKREILGLKKLYDYDRYAPLSSEGEYKFDECKKIVLKAFGTFSPKFGDIAKSAFSGGWIDVYPAPNKRGGAFSHSGSSDTHPYVLLNHTNQRRDLFTLAHELGHAVHQKLSYNVSYLNSDTPLTTAETASVFCEMLVFDHVKENLSKKEKISLLAGKIEDIFATLYRQINFTTFERAVHAHEGEISLDELNKIWLRESKKMFGKSVTLNDYYKIWWSYIPHFIHTPFYCYAYSYAQLLVLALFGLYKSGKCKNFVEIYTEFLSLGGSLSPKELVAKFGFDIDDKNFWQIGINEVKKLVDEFLEISKD; the protein is encoded by the coding sequence ATGCAAATTTGGGATCTAAAAGCACTTTTTGCAAACGAAAAAGAGTGCGAGCAAAACGCACTAAATTTACAAAAAGAGTGCGAGAAATTTAAAGATAAATACCTTGAAAATTATGAAAATTTAAAAACAGACGAGTTTTTAAAGGCATTTGGCGAATATGAAAACTTGATCGCTAAAATTTCAAAAGTAATGACTTATGCTTTTTTAAATTTTGCCAAAGATACAAGCAAGGGTGCGTTTTACGCAAAGATCGATGAGATAGCGACAAAAGCAAATGAAAATTTGATATTTTTTGAGATCAAATTTAATGAGTTTAGCCCTAAAAAACAAGAAGAGATCATAAAAAGCTCTAAAAAATATGGCTACTATCTAAGCAATCTCGCTAAAGCAAAACCGCACCAACTAAGCGTTGCCGAAGAAAGAGTATTACTTCGTACAGCAAGTACTGGGGCTGAGGGCTTTTCAAGGCTTTTTGATGAGAGCATGAGCAAGATGAGGTTTAAATTTAAAGGCGAACTTTTAAACGAAGAGGAAATTTTAGCAAAGCTTCATGACAACAATCAAAGCGTGCGAAAACTAGCCGCCAAAAGCCTCTCAAACGAGCTTAGCAAGCATCAGCACCTTCTTGGCTACATATACAATATGATAAAAACTGATCTAAAAACAAGCTGCGAGCTTAGAAATTTCAAGCTTCCTGAAGAGCCAAGACACCTTGAAAATCAAATCAGTAAAAAAAGCGTTGATTCGCTCATTGCCGTAACTGAGAAAAATTTTGACCTAGTTGCTAAATTTTACGAGCGAAAAAGAGAAATTTTAGGCCTTAAAAAGCTTTATGACTACGATAGATACGCACCTCTTAGCAGCGAAGGAGAGTATAAATTTGATGAGTGTAAAAAGATAGTTTTAAAGGCGTTTGGGACATTTTCACCTAAATTTGGCGATATAGCTAAAAGCGCCTTTAGTGGCGGCTGGATCGACGTTTATCCAGCTCCGAACAAGCGAGGTGGCGCATTTTCTCACTCAGGATCAAGCGACACTCACCCTTATGTTTTGCTAAATCACACAAACCAGCGAAGAGACCTTTTTACGCTAGCTCACGAGCTTGGTCACGCTGTGCATCAAAAGCTCTCTTATAATGTAAGCTACCTAAACTCAGATACTCCGCTAACCACGGCTGAGACGGCCTCAGTCTTTTGCGAGATGTTAGTTTTTGACCACGTAAAAGAAAACCTTAGCAAAAAAGAGAAAATTTCACTGCTTGCTGGCAAGATCGAGGATATATTTGCCACGCTTTACCGCCAGATAAATTTCACCACCTTTGAAAGGGCTGTGCACGCACACGAGGGCGAGATCAGCCTAGATGAGCTAAATAAAATTTGGCTAAGAGAGAGCAAAAAGATGTTTGGCAAAAGCGTCACGCTAAATGACTACTACAAAATTTGGTGGAGCTACATCCCGCACTTCATCCACACTCCATTTTACTGCTACGCCTACTCTTACGCGCAGCTTCTTGTGCTTGCACTTTTTGGGCTTTATAAAAGCGGCAAATGCAAAAATTTTGTTGAAATTTACACCGAGTTTTTGAGCCTTGGCGGCAGCCTTAGTCCAAAGGAGCTTGTGGCTAAATTTGGCTTTGATATCGATGATAAAAATTTCTGGCAGATCGGCATAAACGAGGTTAAAAAGCTAGTAGATGAGTTTTTAGAAATTTCAAAGGATTAA
- a CDS encoding ATP-dependent helicase — translation MEKLLSNLNESQREAATHIDGPMLILAGAGSGKTKTITTRLAYLIGEVGIDAANTLTLTFTNKAANEMRSRAMAMLSQSGKNYSPLLCTFHKFGLLFLKLYIEKLGRKNNFVIIDTDDKKRIIKSFESPVATAILSSEISNYKNSLLSVEEVYKNANFSSFDKSKDNFYKQAAQIYEKYEEYLKTNNLVDFDDLLGLTYKILDENEELAREISNRYKYIMVDEYQDTNDLQYKLLKKLCLCHENICVVGDDDQSIYGWRGAKIDNILNFKDQFKDVKIIRLEKNYRSSEAILKAANELIDHNRNRLGKKLVGTKGEGEAVNLIESFDESVEAGKIAKCIKELLSKGVQAKDIAILYRINALSRSLEDGLNKEQIAYKMVGGVKFYERAEIKDIISYLRLINNPNDDFSIRRIINRPKRGLGKVSLDKLEKMAFEGKISIYEAISNISDNDEAFSKKVKSALLEFANNLKELQESSSVFDLIDKFEAKFGVKKYYESLPDGAERAANIDEFYAVLKDQIKQNPSFDLEEFLNEITLTSEQDGISDEAISIMSVHASKGLEFEHLFVIGLEEGFFPLIGDGSDIEEERRLAYVAITRAKRTLSLSFANSRFYKGQRTRLNKSRFLSESGITHGSLVIEQSNEFKKGDLVKHKIFGIGRVSAVSKIKKEFKLTINFGGNVREIMSSFVEKAV, via the coding sequence ATGGAAAAATTACTATCAAATTTAAACGAATCTCAGCGCGAAGCAGCTACTCATATAGATGGCCCGATGCTCATACTTGCAGGAGCTGGCAGCGGCAAGACAAAGACGATCACAACTAGGCTTGCCTACCTTATCGGCGAGGTCGGTATAGACGCAGCAAATACGCTAACTCTTACTTTTACAAACAAAGCCGCCAACGAGATGCGTAGTAGAGCCATGGCGATGCTAAGCCAAAGCGGCAAAAACTATTCGCCACTACTTTGCACATTTCATAAATTTGGACTTTTGTTTTTAAAGCTTTACATAGAAAAACTTGGTAGAAAAAACAACTTCGTCATAATCGATACTGATGATAAAAAACGTATCATCAAAAGCTTTGAAAGTCCAGTTGCCACGGCGATTTTGTCAAGCGAAATTTCAAATTATAAAAACTCACTTTTAAGCGTCGAAGAGGTCTATAAAAACGCAAATTTCTCTTCATTTGATAAAAGCAAGGATAACTTTTACAAGCAAGCTGCTCAAATTTATGAAAAATATGAAGAATATTTAAAGACAAATAATCTTGTTGATTTTGACGATCTGCTCGGGCTTACATATAAAATTTTAGACGAAAACGAAGAGCTTGCTAGAGAAATTTCAAACCGATACAAATACATAATGGTCGATGAGTATCAAGACACAAACGACCTTCAGTATAAACTGCTAAAAAAGCTCTGTCTATGCCACGAAAACATCTGCGTCGTGGGTGATGACGATCAAAGTATCTACGGCTGGCGCGGCGCGAAAATAGATAATATCTTAAATTTTAAAGATCAGTTTAAAGATGTAAAGATCATTAGACTTGAGAAAAACTACCGCTCGAGCGAGGCGATACTAAAAGCCGCAAACGAGCTGATAGATCATAACCGCAACCGCCTTGGTAAGAAGCTTGTAGGCACAAAAGGCGAAGGCGAGGCCGTAAATTTGATAGAGAGCTTTGATGAGAGCGTCGAGGCTGGCAAGATCGCAAAATGCATAAAAGAGCTTTTAAGTAAAGGCGTGCAGGCAAAAGATATCGCTATCTTATACCGCATAAATGCACTCTCTCGCTCGCTTGAAGATGGGCTAAACAAAGAGCAAATCGCTTATAAAATGGTCGGCGGCGTTAAATTTTACGAACGAGCCGAGATCAAAGATATCATAAGCTACCTAAGGCTGATAAACAATCCAAACGATGATTTTTCAATAAGGCGCATCATAAACCGCCCAAAACGAGGACTAGGCAAAGTAAGTCTTGATAAGCTTGAAAAAATGGCATTTGAAGGCAAAATTTCCATTTACGAGGCGATCTCAAACATCTCTGATAACGACGAAGCCTTTAGCAAAAAGGTAAAATCAGCCCTTCTTGAGTTTGCAAACAACCTAAAAGAGCTTCAAGAAAGCAGCTCGGTTTTTGACCTAATAGATAAATTTGAAGCAAAATTTGGCGTGAAAAAATACTACGAGAGCCTGCCAGATGGCGCTGAAAGAGCGGCAAATATCGATGAGTTTTACGCTGTTTTAAAAGATCAGATCAAGCAAAATCCAAGCTTTGATCTGGAGGAATTTCTAAACGAGATCACGCTAACAAGTGAGCAAGACGGCATCAGTGATGAGGCTATAAGTATTATGAGCGTGCATGCGAGCAAGGGGCTTGAGTTTGAGCACCTTTTTGTTATCGGTCTTGAAGAGGGATTTTTCCCGCTTATTGGCGATGGTAGCGACATCGAAGAGGAGCGCAGGCTCGCTTACGTGGCGATAACAAGAGCCAAAAGGACACTTAGCCTAAGCTTTGCAAATTCGCGCTTTTACAAAGGTCAGCGTACAAGGTTAAATAAGAGTAGATTTTTAAGCGAGAGCGGCATAACGCATGGCTCGCTAGTTATCGAACAGAGCAATGAATTTAAAAAAGGCGACCTTGTTAAACATAAAATTTTTGGTATCGGCAGGGTGAGCGCGGTTAGCAAGATCAAAAAAGAATTTAAACTAACTATAAATTTTGGTGGCAATGTAAGAGAGATAATGTCAAGCTTCGTGGAAAAGGCCGTATGA